The DNA segment CCAGGCGCGCCTGTTCGAACACGCGTTTCGCGAGCGCGCCATTCCCTACGTGGTGTCGGGCGGCCGGTCCTTTTTCGATTTCACCGAGATCAAGGACTGCGTGTGCTACCTGCGCCTGCTGGCCAACCCCAGCGACAACAACGCCCTGTTACGCGTCATCAACACGCCGCGTCGTGCCATCGGTCCGGCCACGGTCAAGATTCTTGTGGAGGTGGCGGCCAACGGCAACGGCACGCTCGCGGACGCCGCGCTGGACGCCGAGTTCGCCACGCGCGTGTCGCCGCAGACCTTGAAGCGCACGCGCGCCTTCATCGAATGGCTCAACGAGTTTCAACGTCTGCACGGCGAGAGCGCGCCGCCCGACGCCTTCGCGCAGTTGTTGGCGGATGTCGGCTATGACGACTGGCTGGAGCAGACCGCCGAGACACCGACCGATGCCGAGCGCAAGCGCAACAACGTCGCCGAGCTCGCCAAGTGGATAAAGCGCATCCACGAGGCGGAGGAGTCGCGCACCACGGCCGACGTGGTCGCGGCCCTGACCTTGTTCGACATTGCCGATCGCAAGGAAGACGACACCGACGCCGACGCCGTGGTGCTGACCACCCTGCACGCCGCCAAGGGCCTCGAATATCCGCACGTGTACCTTGCCGGCTTCGAGGAAAATCTCTTGCCGCATCGCAATTCGATCGCGCTCGACACCATCGAGGAAGAGCGACGGCTGGCATACGTCGGCATCACCCGTGCGCAGCGCACCTTGTCCTTGAGCTTTTGCCGCTCGCGCAAACGCTTTGGACAGACCGAGACCGTCGAACCCAGCCGTTTCCTGGCGGAGTTGCCCCAGGACGAATTGGCGTGGGACGGCGTACCGATGGATGTCGGCGCCAACAAGGTCGCCGGGCGCGGCACCCTCGACAGCCTGAAGCGCATGCTGAAAACCTGATCGCGCCGCCGCCTTGTCGCCGACAGGAGACAAGGCGATGCGCGAAGTCGGCTCTGGCATCGCGGCGCGGCTTGGGCCCGTCTGGGCGCACTCCCGTCAAAACAGTGACTTAAGTCAGCGCATGCCGAACCGCCGCGCTGCTGGCACGCATCCTGCTCTAAGCCAGCCATAGAGTGAGAACGTCCATGCGCAACCATCAGAAAGTCATCTCGTCACTGCCGCCCGGCTCCAGCTCCGCGCCGGCCACCCGCCGCCTGATCGAAGGCTATGCCACCGAGATCGCGGCGCGCCGGCAGCAGTTGCTGGACGACCGCGCGCTGTATCGCGGCAAACTCGAAGACCTGCGCGACCTCGACCCGGCGGACTTCACCGGCCTGACCAAGCTCTACCGCGCGCATCTCACCCAGATTGAATTGCTGTTGAAGGAATTCGACCGCCCCGCGCGCGGCGCCTGATAGGCGCGGTCGCCGCTCCCAAACGTAGTTCCCTTCTCTACGTGGCTACTGCCCGCTCTCGAAGCGGGCTTTTTTTTGCGGGCGTGTCAGATCTGGGCGCGTCCGTACAGCCGCGCGTACAAACCCTGTTGCGCAAGCAGCTGGTCATGGTTGCCTTGCTCGACCACCTTGCCATCCTCCATCACGAACACGCGCGACGCGCGGCGCACCGCGCTCAGGCGGTGGGCGATGATGATCAGGGTGCGTCCCGCCAGCTGCCGGTGCAAGGCCTCGTGCAGGCGAAACTCCGTCACCACGTCCAGCGCCGACGTCGCCTCGTCAAGGATCACCACGTAGGGATCGGTGAGCAGCATGCGGGCGATGGCGAGGCGCTGCCGCTGGCCACCCGACAAACGGATGCCGGTGCGGCCAATCACCGTATCGAGGCCCTGCGGCAGGGCGGCGACCGTGTGGTCGAGCTGCGCGATGGCGAGCAGATGCCACAGCCTGGCATCGTCGGCGTCGCGTCCCAGGGTCAGGTTTTCGCGCACGCTGGCGTGCAGCATCGCCGGATGTTGCAGGACCACGCCAACGTGCTCGCGTACCGGCGCGAAGCCTATGTCGTCGAGCGCGATGCCGTCGTAGAGCACGCGCCCGGCGCTCGGCGCATACAGTCCGAGCAACACCTGCACCAAGGTTGATTTGCCGCCGCCGCTGGCGCCGACGATGGCCACCTGTTCACCGGCCTCGACCTTGAGCGACAGGCCATCGAGCACCAAGGGCCCGTCGCCGTAACGGAACGAGACCTCGTCCAATTCGACGCTGACCGCCGCGCGCTCGCGAAACGGATTGTGGCGCGTCGGAAAATCCGGCTCGCGCGCCAGGCGCCACACCCGGTTCACGCGCTCGAGCGCGGCGTTGGCGGCCTGCAACGCGTATTGCAGGTTGAGCACCGTCTCTATCGGGCCGACCAGGAACCACAGGTAGCTGAACACCGCGATCATGCGACCGAGACTGAGATCCGAGAACACCACCAGCAGCATCGCCAGTGCGCGGAACACGTCGATGCTGACCAGGAACACCGCGAAGGAAAAACGGCCGGCGGCGTCGCTCTTCCAGGCATAGGAGGCGGCATGCTGGCGAATGTCGCGGGCGCGTTCGATGACGCGCCCGAGATAGTGCCCTTCGCGATTGGCGATGCGCATCTGCTGAATGGCGTCCAGGGTTTCAGCCAGCGATTCCTGGAACACCTGCAGCGCGCTGTTCTCGCGACGCTTGAGTTCCTTCACGCGGCGACTGATGCGCATGGTGAAGTACACCGCCGCCGGGTTGAGCAACAGGATCAGCAAGCCGAGCTGCCAGTGCATCCACAACAACACCGCCGCGCCGCCGACCAGGGTCAGCACCGCGATCACGAGCTGGCTCAGGGTGACGCCGGTGAACTCGTCAATGGTGTTGAGATCGACCACCAGGTGCGTGGCGACGGTGCTCGCGCCCAGCACCTCGTACTCGGCCATCGAAACATGGCGCAGGCGTTCGAGCAGTTCGCGTCGTATGCGGAAGATGAGATCCTTGGCGATCAGCGAGAAGCTGCGGCTCTGCCACACCTGCAAGGCCAGGCTCATGGCGCGCAACACGATGGTGGCGAGCGTCACCACCAAGATGTAAGCGCTAGCCCCGCGCCAGTCCGGCGGCAGCACGGCATCGACCGCGGTCACCACCGGCCCGCCGCGACCGAGCAGCACTTCGTCGACCAGCAGGGGCACGAGCAAGGGCACCGGCACCGCCAGCAGCGCGGCCAGCGCCGCCACCAGGTTGGCGCCGATGATGGCGCGTTTGTGCTCGGCAAACAGCGCCAGCACGTAGTGCCAGGTGTAGTGCCTCGGTTCGTTCGTCACGGGGATGGCCGGCGCGGGACTACGGCCCATGATACGCGCCGCCCTGCGGCGACGCATCGCGGCTAGCCTGTTTCGCCGACGGCGGTGTTGGCGTCGTTCATGAACCAGGCGCGGGCATCGGGCACGCCGTCGATTGCGTCGGCGCCCAGCGCGCGGAAATCGAACAGCGCCGGATCGGCCAGGTGGGAAGGCACCACGGCCTGCAGGCTGCGGAAGATATTCTCGACGCGCCCCGGGTGCTCGCGGTCCCAGGCGGCCAGCATGGCCTTGATCTTGACCCGCTGCAGATGCTCCTGGCTGCCGCACAGGTTGCAGGGAATGATGGGAAAGCCGCGCGCTTCGGCATGGCGCGCGATGTCGTCCTCGGCGCAATAGGCCAGTGGCCGGATCACCACGTGCTTGCCGTCGTCGCTCAAGAGCTTGGGCGGCATGGCCTTCAACTTGGAGCCGAAGAACATGTTGAGAAACAGCGTTTCGACGATGTCGTCGCGGTGATGCCCGAGGGCAATCTTGGTCATGCCATGCTCGGCGGCGAAGGTGTAGAGAATGCCGCGTCGCAGGCGCGAACACAGGCCGCACATCGTGTTGCCGTCCGGCACCACGCGCTTGACCACGCTGTAGGTGTCCTGCTCGACGATGTGATGCTCGATGCCGAGTTCACGCAGGTAGCCGGCCATGATTTCCGGCGGGTAGCCGGGCTGCTTCTGGTCGAGATGCACCGCGACCAGCTCGAAATTGATGGGCGCGCGCTCGCGCAGGCGCTGCAGGATGTCGAGCAAGGTGTAGGAATCCTTGCCGCCCGACAGGCACACCATCACGCGGTCGCCCTCTTCAATCATGTTGAAGTCGGCGATGGCGCGCCCAACGTGGCGGCGCAGACGCTGCTGCAGGATGCCTGCCTCGTGCCGGGTCTTGCGGGGATCTGTGACACTCATGCCAATGCTCGCGGACAGGTACTCAGGGTGCCGACCGACGCTTGGCAATCGACCGCCGTCGCGCGCTGGCGCGCGACGGGGTCAAGCACGGCGTCAGGCGACGCTTTGAAAGGCTTCAGGCGCGACCACGCCGCGCTTGAACTGGCTGCTCTCGATGCGACCGGCCAGGAACGCTTCCTTAAGGATCGGCAAGGTGGTTTGCGGATCGCAATCGCCACACATGAACACGTCGATGGCGGCGTAGCCACGCTCCGGCCAGGTGTGGATGCTGATGTGGCTCTCCGCCAGGATCGTCACGCCGCTCACGCCCATACCTTCACCAAACGGGTGGTAGTAGGAGTAGAGCACCGTGGCGCCCGCCGCGCGCGCCGCCTTTTCCAACGAGCGTTCGATGAAGGCCGCATCCGCAAGATGGGTGGCATCCCACATCTCGACCAGCAGATGGTCGCCCGCGTAATGCGTGCCACGCCCGTCGGTCTTGAAATGATCCGGATGATTGCTCATGACTTGCTCCCTTCCACCAACTCGTTGATCCAGCGCGGCAGCACGAAACTGGCCGCGTGCACTTCCGGCGAATAGTGCCGCGTCTCGCCCGTCAGGGCCTTGAAACGCTGGCGCAACTTCTCGAGATCCGGTTTCAGCACATCCGCGTGCCGGCCAGCGATCCCCAACGTCATGTTGCCGCCGTAGTAGGTTGGCACCGCAGCCAGGTAAACGCCTGCGTGCAGCCCCAGGTTGCGCAGCGCCGCGACCGAACGGGCCGCTTCGTCACGCTGAAAGAACACCACACCGTCCTGCGCGCTCAACGCACCCTGCGGTGACAGCGAGTCACGACACAGGCGATAGAACTCGTCCGAGTACAAGGCCTCGGCCATGCCTACCGGGTCGGTCGAATCGACGATGATGGCGTCGTATTCGCCGCGATGTTCCTTCATGTACTTGAACGCATCCTCGACCACCACGCTCACGCGCGGATCGTCGAAGGCACGGCCGTTGTCGTTCAGGGTCGGCAGGTGCTCACGCGATGACTCGATCACCTTGATGTCGATCTCGACGAGATCGACATGTTCCACAGGGTGCTTGAGCGCCTCACGCAGGCAACCGCCGTCACCGCCACCCACGATCATCACCTTGCGCGGCGCCGGTACCGCCATCAGCGGCACATGCACCAGCATCTCGTGGTAGATGAACTCGTCGGCTTCGGTGGTTTGAACGATCCCGTCGAGCACCAACACGCGCCCGAGCACGGGCGCGCGGTAGATGGCTATCGACTGGAAAGGCGTTTGCGTCTGATACAGGATTTCATCGAAATGAAAGCCCTGGAAAGCCTGACCGGGGTACAGGCTTTCGACGAACTGCCCCGCCACCCTCAGCTCGCCTTTTTCAGCGAGGCTGGGAAGCGGCCACGTTCAAGCATGTGCTGCTCTATGACTTCGGGCTCGAAGTACTTGCGGCACACCTTGACGGCATCTTCGTTGTCAAACGTCTTGCAAGAGAAAATGTCGATGTAGACCTGGCCGAGATTCTCCGCGAAATGCGCGCAGATGTTGGATGTCTCGATCAGCTGCAACAGCGTGTATCCCGCGGCATCGAATGAATGCGTCGCGAAATGTTCGAGCTGCGGCTCGCCGTAGGCTTTCATCTTGATGGCATCGACCAGTTCCTTCACCCAGGCACGCAGGTTGTCTGCGTCGATGAGGCGGTCGCGCGGGCAGCCCGCTAAGTCGAGAATGAGGTGTTGACCCCAGATTGGCTGATGTTCAGACATCGCATAAAACCCCCACCCAGTAAGGTAGCAAGTTCCGTAGGGCACGAAGCTCTACGCCCAGTCGGTCCGGGCTTGACGCCACCGGACCAGGCCGAGGTCATGAAACGGCTTGGTTCACCTCCTAAAAGCTCGAATTACGCCGCCAGTCACACACGGAGACGCGACTTTAAGGCCTGCGAAGAATAATGCAAGAAGATGAACAATTTTTTCCCCCTGAACTGTCGCTGCTCAATTATTG comes from the Pseudomonadota bacterium genome and includes:
- the ttcA gene encoding tRNA 2-thiocytidine(32) synthetase TtcA, with translation MSVTDPRKTRHEAGILQQRLRRHVGRAIADFNMIEEGDRVMVCLSGGKDSYTLLDILQRLRERAPINFELVAVHLDQKQPGYPPEIMAGYLRELGIEHHIVEQDTYSVVKRVVPDGNTMCGLCSRLRRGILYTFAAEHGMTKIALGHHRDDIVETLFLNMFFGSKLKAMPPKLLSDDGKHVVIRPLAYCAEDDIARHAEARGFPIIPCNLCGSQEHLQRVKIKAMLAAWDREHPGRVENIFRSLQAVVPSHLADPALFDFRALGADAIDGVPDARAWFMNDANTAVGETG
- the speE gene encoding polyamine aminopropyltransferase, which gives rise to MAGQFVESLYPGQAFQGFHFDEILYQTQTPFQSIAIYRAPVLGRVLVLDGIVQTTEADEFIYHEMLVHVPLMAVPAPRKVMIVGGGDGGCLREALKHPVEHVDLVEIDIKVIESSREHLPTLNDNGRAFDDPRVSVVVEDAFKYMKEHRGEYDAIIVDSTDPVGMAEALYSDEFYRLCRDSLSPQGALSAQDGVVFFQRDEAARSVAALRNLGLHAGVYLAAVPTYYGGNMTLGIAGRHADVLKPDLEKLRQRFKALTGETRHYSPEVHAASFVLPRWINELVEGSKS
- a CDS encoding S-adenosylmethionine decarboxylase, giving the protein MPYGTCYLTGWGFYAMSEHQPIWGQHLILDLAGCPRDRLIDADNLRAWVKELVDAIKMKAYGEPQLEHFATHSFDAAGYTLLQLIETSNICAHFAENLGQVYIDIFSCKTFDNEDAVKVCRKYFEPEVIEQHMLERGRFPASLKKAS
- a CDS encoding ABC transporter ATP-binding protein is translated as MGRSPAPAIPVTNEPRHYTWHYVLALFAEHKRAIIGANLVAALAALLAVPVPLLVPLLVDEVLLGRGGPVVTAVDAVLPPDWRGASAYILVVTLATIVLRAMSLALQVWQSRSFSLIAKDLIFRIRRELLERLRHVSMAEYEVLGASTVATHLVVDLNTIDEFTGVTLSQLVIAVLTLVGGAAVLLWMHWQLGLLILLLNPAAVYFTMRISRRVKELKRRENSALQVFQESLAETLDAIQQMRIANREGHYLGRVIERARDIRQHAASYAWKSDAAGRFSFAVFLVSIDVFRALAMLLVVFSDLSLGRMIAVFSYLWFLVGPIETVLNLQYALQAANAALERVNRVWRLAREPDFPTRHNPFRERAAVSVELDEVSFRYGDGPLVLDGLSLKVEAGEQVAIVGASGGGKSTLVQVLLGLYAPSAGRVLYDGIALDDIGFAPVREHVGVVLQHPAMLHASVRENLTLGRDADDARLWHLLAIAQLDHTVAALPQGLDTVIGRTGIRLSGGQRQRLAIARMLLTDPYVVILDEATSALDVVTEFRLHEALHRQLAGRTLIIIAHRLSAVRRASRVFVMEDGKVVEQGNHDQLLAQQGLYARLYGRAQI
- the speD gene encoding adenosylmethionine decarboxylase, with product MSNHPDHFKTDGRGTHYAGDHLLVEMWDATHLADAAFIERSLEKAARAAGATVLYSYYHPFGEGMGVSGVTILAESHISIHTWPERGYAAIDVFMCGDCDPQTTLPILKEAFLAGRIESSQFKRGVVAPEAFQSVA